The following coding sequences lie in one bacterium genomic window:
- a CDS encoding XRE family transcriptional regulator produces the protein MKAINLITIGLQIRRIRKDKNLSLQEIANRTGLSKSLLSKVENFRTIPSLPVLLRISNALNVDMAELVKGINKKHKQSYIIVRKNERKIIERENARGFIYESLIITENKKTSLFESFILTLKKGSKRKLVSTDGNEFLFILKGKIEFEYGKKKILLGKGDSIFFDGRIPHVPRNMGQDEAKILVIYLLN, from the coding sequence ATGAAAGCAATCAATTTAATAACAATAGGTCTGCAGATCCGTCGCATTAGAAAAGATAAAAATTTGAGTCTGCAGGAGATAGCAAATAGAACCGGCCTTTCAAAAAGCCTTTTATCTAAAGTAGAAAATTTTAGAACCATTCCATCACTGCCGGTTTTGTTAAGGATATCAAATGCTTTGAATGTCGATATGGCTGAACTTGTTAAGGGAATAAATAAAAAACACAAGCAATCTTATATTATTGTAAGAAAAAATGAGAGGAAAATAATTGAAAGAGAAAATGCCAGAGGATTTATATATGAATCATTAATAATAACGGAAAATAAAAAAACTTCATTATTTGAATCCTTTATTTTAACCTTAAAGAAGGGTTCAAAAAGAAAACTTGTTTCAACTGATGGAAACGAGTTCCTTTTTATATTAAAAGGGAAAATAGAATTTGAATATGGAAAAAAGAAAATACTTTTAGGAAAAGGGGATTCAATATTTTTTGATGGCAGAATTCCCCATGTGCCTAGAAATATGGGGCAAGATGAAGCAAAAATTTTGGTGATCTATTTGTTAAATTAA